A single region of the Drosophila miranda strain MSH22 chromosome 2, D.miranda_PacBio2.1, whole genome shotgun sequence genome encodes:
- the LOC108155714 gene encoding rhodanese domain-containing protein CG4456: MATYEEVKDAPNHPDKYLFDVRNKSELEETGVLPSSINIPLPELERALNLPDDAFTKTYGRKKPSVDAVIIFSCKAGGRAARATNLARTLGFCNAKAYAGSWTEWQDKEGGQ; encoded by the exons ATGGCCACCTACGAGGAAGTAAAGGATGCTCCAAATCATCCGGATAAGTATCTGTTTGATGTGCGCAACAAGTCCGAGTTGGAGGAGACAGGTGTCTTGCCGAGCAGCATTAATATACCTC TGCCCGAGCTGGAGAGGGCCTTGAATTTGCCAGATGATGCTTTCACAAAGACCTACGGCCGCAAGAAACCGTCGGTTGATGCGGTCATAATCTTTTCATGCAAAGCAGGAGGACGCGCTGCTCGGGCTACCAATTTGGCCCGCACCCTGGGCTTTTGCAA TGCCAAAGCGTATGCCGGATCCTGGACGGAATGGCAGGATAAGGAGGGTGGTCAATAA